From Triticum aestivum cultivar Chinese Spring chromosome 4A, IWGSC CS RefSeq v2.1, whole genome shotgun sequence, a single genomic window includes:
- the LOC123082333 gene encoding UDP-glycosyltransferase 73C11-like: protein MPAPLHLVFVPFLARSHFAPLAAAAAAACGDGTTGATILTTPHFAALAPPSVPVRAAPFSIPGGHEDFSLLPDESSAPAFFFAAEAALAPALAAAVRAHAGAVAVVSDAVLHWAPRVARECGVPHVTFHTIGAFAAASMVAVHLHRPDVLEDPVAVPGGFPVPVELRRVHVNEEALAHLPLFRAAEAGSCAVAFNSFSALEADFAEYYRNVDGSPKKVFLVGPRRATPGVASSDVAVTGGAERDPILRWLDGQEAGSVVYACFGSTCGLSAEQLRELGAGLRASGTPFRWVIPAATEGTEQHDERASGHGMVVAGRWAPQAEILAHRAVGGFLSHCGWNSVLDAVCAGVPLATWPLRAEQFLNEALLVDVLRVGVRVREVGSKADVEAVVPAAAVASAVGKLMDGGADEAAARMARVRELGVAGRAAVAEGGSSCSDWARLVDELKALHGHSNDA, encoded by the coding sequence ATGCCGGCGCCCCTGCACCTCGTCTTCGTGCCCTTCCTCGCGCGCAGCCACTTCGCCCCGCTGGCGGCCGCCGCGGCGGCCGCTTGCGGCGATGGCACCACCGGCGCCACCATCCTCACCACGCCGCACTTCGCGGCCCTCGCGCCTCCCTCCGTGCCGGTCCGCGCCGCGCCGTTCAGCATCCCCGGAGGGCACGAGGACTTCTCCCTGCTCCCGGACGAATCCTCCGCGCCGGCCTTCTTCTTCGCCGCGGAGGCCGCCCTGGCGCCGGCGCTCGCGGCGGCCGTACGCGCCCACGCAGGCGCCGTGGCCGTTGTCTCGGACGCCGTGCTCCACTGGGCGCCCCGCGTCGCCCGCGAGTGCGGCGTCCCGCACGTCACGTTCCACACCATCGGCGCCTTCGCCGCGGCCTCCATGGTCGCCGTCCACCTCCACCGCCCCGACGTCTTGGAGGACCCCGTCGCTGTCCCCGGCGGCTTCCCGGTCCCCGTGGAGCTCCGCAGGGTCCATGTCAACGAGGAGGCTCTGGCGCATCTCCCGTTGTTCCGCGCGGCCGAGGCCGGGAGCTGCGCCGTCGCCTTCAACAGCTTCTCGGCGCTCGAGGCTGATTTTGCCGAGTACTACCGGAACGTGGATGGCTCTCCCAAGAAAGTGTTCCTGGTTGGTCCCAGGCGGGCCACCCCCGGCGTCGCCAGCAGCGACGTCGCCGTCACCGGCGGCGCAGAGCGCGACCCCATCCTGCGGTGGCTCGACGGCCAGGAGGCCGGGTCCGTGGTGTACGCCTGCTTCGGCAGCACGTGCGGTCTGAGCGCGGAGCAGCTCAGGGAGCTGGGCGCCGGACTGCGCGCGTCCGGCACGCCGTTCCGCTGGGTGATCCCGGCGGCGACGGAGGGCACGGAGCAGCACGACGAGCGCGCGTCCGGCCACGGCATGGTGGTGGCCGGGCGATGGGCGCCGCAGGCGGAGATCCTGGCGCACCGCGCGGTGGGCGGCTTCCTGAGCCACTGCGGCTGGAACTCGGTGCTGGACGCCGTGTGCGCCGGGGTGCCCCTCGCGACGTGGCCGCTCCGCGCCGAGCAGTTCCTGAACGAGGCGCTCCTCGTGGACGTGCTCCGCGTGGGCGTGCGGGTGCGGGAGGTGGGCAGCAAGGCGGACGTGGAGGCGGTGGTGCCGGCCGCCGCGGTGGCCAGCGCGGTGGGGAAGCTGATGGACGGCGGTGCGGACGAAGCCGCGGCTAGGATGGCGAGGGTGCGGGAGCTCGGCGTCGCGGGTCGCGCCGCGGTGGCGGAAGGAGGGTCGTCGTGCAGTGACTGGGCACGGCTTGTAGATGAGCTCAAGGCGTTACACGGCCACAGCAACGATGCATAA
- the LOC123082334 gene encoding uncharacterized protein: protein MGILDHSEEEEEEGSHCGGGARFGARRQKPRSKSHHQLLLMDSVGGGKAGADGECASEEEEIVPLPEYERLSQSARLPDDDRAGAEDPPPPAERGASLTPPPRQQQKPAAWRLLQYVRSMHRSSAGVVVAGAYCGGSSDGDSKSSDGEKEGVDGDGDEEGRKEKEQRKKKRSSWLPDPDRRWPVQGFY from the coding sequence ATGGGCATCCTGGATcactcggaggaggaggaggaggaggggagccaCTGCGGCGGAGGCGCGAGGTTTGGGGCGCGGCGGCAGAAGCCGAGGTCCAAGAGCCACCACCAGCTGCTGCTCATGGACAGCGTCGGCGGGGGCAAGGCCGGCGCGGACGGGGAGTgcgcgtcggaggaggaggagatcgTGCCGCTGCCGGAGTACGAGCGGCTGTCCCAATCCGCGCGCCTCCCGGACGACGACCGGGCTGGCGCCGAGGACCCGCCTCCCCCGGCCGAGCGGGGCGCGTCCCTGACGCCCCCGCCGCGGCAGCAGCAGAAGCCGGCGGCGTGGAGGCTGCTCCAGTACGTGCGGTCCATGCACAGGTCGTCGGCGGGGGTCGTGGTCGCCGGCGCGTACTGCGGCGGCTCGTCGGACGGCGACTCCAAGAGCTCCGACGGCGAGAAGGAGGGGGTCGACGGCGATGGAGATGaggaggggaggaaggagaaggagcagCGGAAGAAGAAGCGCTCCTCGTGGCTGCCGGACCCCGACCGCCGGTGGCCGGTGCAGGGGTTCTACTAG